A section of the Leptotrichia buccalis C-1013-b genome encodes:
- a CDS encoding SDR family NAD(P)-dependent oxidoreductase encodes MNRNIFITGATSGIGKETAYAFAKNGDNVILCARNGEKLKEIKIDIDRKYGTNAYVFILDVSKYNDVVKTVKKVMEDVKKVDVLINNAGLALGLDKFQDYDIMDIEKMIDTNMKGLLYITRQILPSMVANDEGHIINIGSTAGIYAYAGAAVYCATKSAVKVLSDGIRIDTIDKNIKVTTVQPGIVETNFSNVRFHGNMEQAKKVYEGIEALKPEDIANTILYIANQPKHVQISDITIMATNQATGFNIYRKNQK; translated from the coding sequence ATGAATAGAAATATTTTTATTACTGGAGCTACAAGTGGAATTGGAAAGGAAACTGCTTATGCATTTGCAAAAAATGGAGATAATGTAATTTTGTGTGCTAGAAATGGCGAAAAATTAAAAGAAATTAAAATAGACATTGATAGAAAATATGGAACAAACGCCTATGTGTTTATACTTGACGTTTCCAAATATAATGATGTTGTAAAAACTGTTAAAAAAGTAATGGAAGATGTTAAGAAAGTAGATGTTCTGATAAATAATGCAGGGCTTGCTTTAGGTCTTGATAAATTTCAGGATTATGATATTATGGATATTGAGAAAATGATTGACACTAATATGAAAGGGCTTTTGTATATAACAAGACAGATTTTACCTAGTATGGTTGCAAATGATGAGGGACATATTATAAATATCGGCTCAACTGCTGGAATTTATGCATATGCTGGAGCTGCTGTGTATTGTGCAACTAAATCAGCTGTTAAAGTTTTAAGTGATGGAATCAGAATTGATACAATTGATAAAAATATAAAAGTAACAACAGTTCAGCCAGGAATTGTAGAAACAAATTTCAGCAATGTAAGATTTCACGGAAATATGGAGCAAGCTAAAAAGGTTTATGAAGGAATTGAGGCATTAAAACCGGAAGATATTGCAAATACGATACTTTACATTGCAAATCAGCCAAAACATGTACAAATTTCAGATATTACGATAATGGCGACAAATCAGGCGACAGGATTTAATATTTACAGAAAAAATCAAAAATAA
- the rplU gene encoding 50S ribosomal protein L21 gives MFAVIKTGGKQYKVEVGTVLKVEKLAADVDSDIEINEVLLVGEGENVTVGTPVVEGAKVVATVKSHGKGDKKINFKYNKKTYYRKKGHRQSFTAIEIKSINA, from the coding sequence ATGTTTGCAGTAATTAAAACAGGTGGAAAACAGTACAAAGTAGAAGTTGGAACTGTATTAAAAGTTGAAAAATTAGCAGCTGATGTTGATTCAGACATCGAAATTAACGAAGTTCTATTAGTTGGAGAAGGAGAAAATGTAACAGTTGGAACTCCAGTTGTAGAAGGAGCTAAAGTTGTGGCTACAGTTAAATCACATGGAAAAGGTGACAAAAAAATTAACTTTAAATATAACAAAAAAACTTACTACAGAAAAAAAGGACACAGACAATCTTTTACAGCAATTGAAATTAAATCGATTAATGCTTAA
- a CDS encoding contractile injection system protein, VgrG/Pvc8 family, whose amino-acid sequence MSKDVNIENMYEGKNIGIVLDKTNLDNFVIREFVLNENMNEHQKLEMQLEMDDEQRKNLERVIQKEDVEIQVELEKAGENVGKRRIFSGIVDYFEILDYGSYGCRILMRAFSKSVLFDRKNEKKYRVFQDRNLMFSDIIDEINKDYADKKLEIKYSDIAKKQIGSLIVQFDETDWEFLVRLASQLKTGMFVIEQGIILFGMLEMGRN is encoded by the coding sequence ATGAGTAAAGATGTAAATATTGAAAATATGTACGAAGGGAAAAATATTGGAATTGTACTGGATAAGACAAATCTGGATAATTTTGTGATTCGGGAATTTGTGTTAAATGAAAATATGAATGAACATCAGAAATTAGAGATGCAATTGGAGATGGATGATGAGCAAAGGAAGAATTTGGAAAGGGTTATTCAGAAGGAAGATGTCGAGATTCAGGTTGAACTTGAGAAGGCTGGGGAAAATGTTGGGAAAAGACGGATTTTTAGTGGAATTGTTGATTATTTTGAGATACTGGATTATGGGAGTTATGGGTGCAGGATTTTGATGAGAGCGTTTTCTAAGAGTGTGCTTTTTGACAGGAAAAATGAGAAGAAGTATCGGGTTTTTCAGGATAGGAATTTAATGTTTTCAGATATAATTGATGAGATTAATAAGGATTATGCTGATAAAAAGTTGGAAATAAAGTATTCTGATATTGCGAAAAAGCAGATAGGTAGTCTTATTGTCCAGTTTGATGAGACAGATTGGGAATTTTTAGTAAGACTTGCAAGTCAATTAAAAACTGGGATGTTTGTAATTGAACAGGGGATAATATTGTTTGGAATGCTGGAAATGGGGAGAAATTAA
- a CDS encoding 4Fe-4S dicluster domain-containing protein yields MKISLNRENFNLALEKLKKEYKIYAPIEIPFRGTFSDTSVIRYSEIEKIDEICFDKKSHFSAKEIMLPITQTMFYFTEEGCKMPKEQEQKYLIFLRSCDLHGVKRVDDIYLNNKFLDIYYKRVRDKVKFVVFGCPNSFENCFCVDMGTNKTDEYNIGIKVTEEEIFADIKDDELKVYFNELIAEKNNGNDDENKINEMYLDVKDEKMKKYLEEIIAENNNNKIKENVEFEMEFVEDNEIHVDIPDNIELEDIINLDLWREYDSRCIACGKCNFVCPTCTCTTTQDVFYSENENNGERRRVWASCHVNGFSDMAGGHSFRQRHGDRMRFKVMHKISDFKKRFGYQMCTGCGRCDDACPEYISFSNCINKLSAELKRISAEKRGEESE; encoded by the coding sequence ATGAAAATCAGTTTAAATCGTGAAAATTTTAATCTGGCACTTGAAAAGCTGAAAAAAGAATACAAGATATATGCTCCAATTGAGATACCATTTCGTGGTACATTTTCAGATACTTCTGTAATCAGATATTCTGAAATTGAAAAAATTGATGAAATATGTTTTGACAAAAAATCTCATTTTTCAGCAAAAGAAATAATGTTGCCAATAACACAAACAATGTTTTATTTTACAGAAGAAGGATGCAAGATGCCCAAAGAACAGGAACAAAAATATCTTATATTTCTTAGAAGCTGTGATTTACATGGTGTCAAAAGAGTTGATGATATTTACTTGAATAATAAATTTTTGGATATTTACTACAAGAGGGTTAGAGATAAAGTTAAATTTGTAGTGTTTGGATGTCCAAATTCATTTGAGAACTGTTTTTGTGTAGATATGGGAACTAACAAAACTGATGAATACAATATTGGAATAAAAGTTACAGAAGAAGAAATATTTGCCGATATAAAAGATGATGAACTGAAGGTTTATTTTAACGAACTTATTGCTGAGAAAAATAATGGAAACGATGATGAGAATAAAATAAATGAAATGTATCTAGATGTAAAAGATGAGAAAATGAAAAAATATCTTGAAGAGATAATTGCTGAAAATAATAATAATAAAATAAAGGAAAATGTTGAATTTGAAATGGAATTCGTAGAAGATAATGAAATTCATGTGGATATTCCTGACAATATTGAGCTTGAAGATATAATAAATCTGGATTTATGGCGTGAATACGACAGCCGTTGCATAGCCTGCGGAAAATGTAACTTTGTTTGTCCAACTTGTACATGTACGACTACGCAAGATGTTTTTTACAGTGAAAATGAAAATAATGGAGAAAGACGGCGTGTATGGGCTTCATGTCACGTAAATGGCTTTTCAGATATGGCTGGGGGTCATTCATTCAGACAAAGACATGGAGATAGAATGAGATTTAAGGTAATGCACAAAATATCTGATTTTAAAAAGAGATTTGGATATCAGATGTGTACAGGGTGTGGAAGATGTGATGATGCGTGTCCTGAATACATTTCATTCTCAAATTGCATAAACAAGTTAAGTGCTGAACTAAAAAGAATTTCGGCTGAAAAAAGAGGTGAAGAATCAGAATGA
- the rpmA gene encoding 50S ribosomal protein L27, whose amino-acid sequence MLLKLNLQLFASKKGQGSTRNGRDSNPKYLGVKKYDGEAVKAGNIIVRQRGSKFHAGTNAKLGKDYTLFALTDGYVKFEKFGSGKKRVSIYPERVEA is encoded by the coding sequence ATGTTATTAAAATTAAACTTACAGTTATTTGCCTCAAAAAAAGGGCAAGGATCAACTAGAAATGGTAGAGATTCTAACCCTAAATATTTAGGAGTAAAAAAATATGATGGAGAAGCTGTAAAAGCTGGAAACATCATTGTAAGACAAAGAGGAAGTAAATTTCACGCAGGAACTAACGCAAAATTAGGAAAAGATTATACTTTATTCGCATTAACTGATGGATATGTAAAATTTGAAAAATTCGGAAGCGGTAAAAAAAGAGTAAGCATTTATCCTGAAAGAGTAGAAGCTTAA
- a CDS encoding type II toxin-antitoxin system RelE family toxin: protein MEYRVLLSKYAAKKLKKMDKNTSKRIYDFLKKIDNSKNPRIKGEALSHNLKEYWKYKPLKDYRVIVEIQDDKLIVLAIEIEHRSKVYLILNKLKNHF from the coding sequence GTGGAATACAGAGTATTGTTATCCAAATATGCAGCAAAAAAATTAAAAAAGATGGATAAAAATACAAGTAAAAGAATTTATGATTTTTTGAAAAAAATAGACAATTCTAAAAATCCAAGAATTAAAGGGGAGGCTTTGAGCCATAATTTAAAGGAATACTGGAAGTATAAACCACTAAAAGATTATAGGGTTATAGTTGAAATACAAGATGATAAATTAATAGTTTTAGCTATTGAAATAGAGCATAGAAGTAAAGTATATTTGATTTTAAATAAACTAAAAAATCATTTTTAA
- the asrC gene encoding sulfite reductase subunit C, translated as MSMDLNRKIVTKNAFRVTKDRSKTALRVRVPGGAITGEIMEMVAKIANTYGDGNVHITTRQGFEVLGISWNDIEKVNKMVQPIMEKLEINYKDKDKGYAAAGTRNIAACIGNKVCPKGAYNTTEFAKKIEKAIFPNDFHFKVALTGCPNDCQKVRMHDFGIIGMAKPELDESKCVSCGMCERKCKKLSTGAISYKNYKPVRDHQRCIGCGECVLNCPTGAWTRSPKKYYKLAIMGRSGKQNPRLAEDWLFWADEESIIKIIKNTYEYVDKYIDRSLPKEHIGYIVDRTGFEEFKKWALKDVNLPEEAVIVNNVYWKGIKYQGIL; from the coding sequence ATGAGCATGGATTTAAATAGAAAAATTGTTACCAAAAATGCATTCAGGGTAACAAAGGACAGATCTAAAACAGCATTGCGTGTGAGAGTGCCAGGAGGAGCAATTACTGGGGAAATAATGGAAATGGTTGCAAAAATAGCTAATACTTATGGAGATGGAAATGTTCATATTACAACTCGTCAAGGTTTTGAAGTATTGGGAATTTCTTGGAATGATATTGAGAAAGTAAATAAGATGGTGCAACCAATCATGGAAAAATTGGAAATTAATTACAAGGATAAAGATAAAGGATATGCTGCTGCTGGTACAAGAAATATTGCCGCTTGTATCGGAAACAAAGTGTGTCCAAAAGGCGCCTATAATACAACAGAATTTGCCAAAAAAATCGAAAAAGCAATATTTCCAAATGATTTTCACTTCAAAGTAGCATTAACAGGCTGTCCAAATGATTGCCAAAAAGTGAGAATGCATGATTTTGGAATAATTGGAATGGCAAAACCTGAACTTGATGAATCTAAATGTGTTTCTTGCGGAATGTGTGAAAGAAAATGTAAAAAGCTTTCAACAGGAGCAATTTCATATAAAAACTATAAACCCGTAAGAGATCATCAAAGATGTATAGGTTGTGGAGAATGTGTCTTAAACTGTCCAACAGGAGCATGGACAAGATCCCCTAAAAAATATTATAAACTTGCAATAATGGGAAGAAGTGGAAAACAAAATCCAAGATTGGCAGAAGACTGGTTATTCTGGGCAGATGAAGAATCAATAATAAAAATTATAAAAAATACTTACGAATATGTTGACAAATATATCGACAGAAGTCTGCCAAAAGAACATATTGGTTACATTGTTGACAGAACAGGTTTTGAAGAGTTTAAAAAATGGGCATTAAAAGATGTTAATCTTCCAGAAGAAGCTGTAATTGTAAATAATGTGTACTGGAAAGGTATAAAATATCAAGGAATATTATAA
- the udk gene encoding uridine kinase, with protein MSYQTIIVGIAGGTGSGKTSVTQAIIRNLEKTGIHSILLEQDSYYKANDHLTYEERTALNYDHPNAIDFDLLEKHILELKDGKSIEKPIYDFQVHNRVDETQHIEPANIIIVEGILVLAIAKIRNLFDTKIFVDTDDDERLLRRIERDLNERARSFESIKNQYINTVKPMHLEFVEPSKRYADVIIPRGKDNKVGINMVASRLRYLFNKMNQK; from the coding sequence ATGAGCTATCAAACTATAATTGTTGGAATTGCTGGAGGTACTGGTTCTGGTAAGACAAGCGTAACTCAGGCTATAATTAGAAATTTGGAAAAAACGGGGATTCATTCAATTCTACTTGAACAGGATTCATACTATAAAGCGAATGACCACTTGACTTATGAGGAACGGACTGCCTTGAATTATGACCATCCAAATGCGATTGACTTTGACTTGCTTGAAAAGCACATATTGGAATTGAAGGATGGAAAATCTATCGAAAAGCCTATTTATGATTTTCAGGTTCATAACAGAGTTGACGAAACTCAGCATATCGAGCCTGCAAACATAATTATTGTTGAGGGAATTTTGGTGCTTGCAATTGCAAAAATTAGAAATCTTTTCGATACAAAGATTTTTGTTGATACTGATGATGATGAAAGGCTTTTAAGAAGAATTGAAAGAGATTTGAACGAGCGTGCAAGAAGTTTTGAAAGTATAAAAAATCAGTATATAAATACTGTAAAACCTATGCATCTGGAGTTTGTTGAGCCTTCTAAAAGGTATGCCGATGTTATAATTCCACGTGGAAAAGATAATAAAGTTGGTATAAATATGGTGGCAAGCAGACTTAGATATTTATTTAACAAAATGAACCAAAAATAA
- the asrB gene encoding anaerobic sulfite reductase subunit AsrB: MSTVNTLNTINMDEQAIMDMNVYLPTVHKLLFIEKVTELEWLFRVEYKKGSVEAGQFMQVSLPGVGEAPISIANFDLEEGYLDFLIRKVGKVTDKIFELKTGDRIFLRGPYGHGFPIEQYKNKHIVMVVGGSGIAPVRPIIEYFTKHPDEMKSFKIIVGYKNYESIIFEEEFSRWRENIEILVTLDNVETARNIGKTEDEIHEGMVTKYIPDLKIPENMDEVEYIVVGPPVMMHFSCLEILKTGIPTEKIWVSFERKMSCAVGKCGHCKIDETYICLEGPVFRYDFAKKLLD; this comes from the coding sequence ATGAGTACAGTTAACACATTAAATACAATAAATATGGATGAACAAGCTATAATGGATATGAATGTATATTTACCGACTGTTCACAAACTTTTGTTTATTGAAAAAGTTACTGAGCTAGAATGGCTATTTCGTGTAGAATATAAAAAGGGAAGTGTAGAAGCTGGACAGTTTATGCAGGTTTCATTGCCAGGAGTTGGAGAAGCCCCTATTTCTATTGCGAATTTTGACTTGGAGGAAGGTTATCTTGATTTTCTGATTAGAAAAGTTGGAAAAGTTACAGACAAGATTTTTGAACTGAAAACAGGAGATAGAATTTTTTTGAGAGGACCTTATGGACACGGCTTTCCAATTGAACAATATAAAAATAAGCATATTGTAATGGTTGTTGGAGGAAGTGGAATTGCTCCAGTTCGCCCAATTATCGAATATTTTACAAAGCATCCTGATGAAATGAAGTCCTTTAAAATTATTGTTGGATATAAAAATTATGAAAGTATTATTTTTGAAGAGGAATTTTCACGTTGGAGAGAAAATATTGAAATACTTGTAACATTGGATAATGTAGAAACAGCAAGAAATATTGGAAAAACAGAAGACGAAATTCACGAAGGAATGGTTACCAAATACATTCCTGATTTAAAAATTCCTGAAAATATGGATGAAGTTGAATACATTGTTGTAGGCCCTCCAGTAATGATGCATTTTTCTTGCCTTGAAATCCTAAAAACAGGTATTCCAACTGAAAAAATATGGGTTTCATTTGAAAGAAAGATGTCCTGTGCCGTTGGAAAATGTGGGCATTGTAAAATTGATGAAACATATATTTGCCTTGAAGGGCCAGTATTTAGATATGATTTTGCAAAAAAATTACTTGATTAA
- a CDS encoding potassium channel family protein, giving the protein MKKKIEKLHKNKGFRISYQVIFIFLALYSFVTTLLDLHGDISIFNNPILEFIDVSIYLIFAVDYFIRFTHSENKLDFIESNIPDLISIIPYYSIFRLFRIFKIRRLARVFKHLKLTKAYLSVKKFYKKIKKILRANGLIYLLIFAVLGIIVSALIVSYVEKLSYFNGLWWAFVTATTVGYGDVYPHTFIGRIIAIFLILIGMGTFGMITGAITSYFLNRQTDLIPDDDLDEYVLNSQNYTDTEKQEIITFIQFIRNKRKK; this is encoded by the coding sequence ATGAAAAAGAAAATTGAAAAATTACATAAAAACAAAGGATTCCGAATAAGTTATCAGGTTATTTTTATTTTCTTGGCATTATACAGCTTTGTCACTACACTTTTAGATTTACATGGTGATATTAGCATTTTTAATAATCCAATTCTGGAATTTATTGACGTGTCAATTTATCTAATTTTTGCAGTTGATTATTTTATACGTTTTACACATTCAGAAAATAAATTAGATTTTATTGAAAGCAATATTCCTGATTTAATCTCAATTATTCCGTATTATTCTATTTTTAGGCTATTCAGAATTTTTAAGATTAGACGTTTAGCCAGAGTTTTTAAACATTTAAAGCTGACAAAAGCTTATTTGTCTGTGAAAAAATTCTACAAAAAAATAAAAAAAATCTTGAGAGCAAATGGACTTATTTATTTGTTAATATTTGCTGTACTTGGAATCATAGTATCTGCCCTAATAGTTTCCTATGTCGAAAAACTCTCCTATTTTAATGGTCTATGGTGGGCTTTTGTAACTGCGACTACTGTTGGCTATGGAGATGTCTATCCGCATACATTTATTGGAAGAATAATTGCTATTTTTCTGATACTCATTGGAATGGGAACTTTTGGTATGATTACAGGAGCTATCACAAGTTATTTCTTAAATCGGCAAACTGATTTAATTCCAGATGATGATTTAGATGAATATGTTTTAAACTCCCAAAACTATACAGATACAGAAAAACAGGAAATTATAACTTTTATACAATTCATAAGAAACAAAAGAAAAAAATAA
- a CDS encoding ribosomal-processing cysteine protease Prp, giving the protein MINIKIQRQKDKITYFEIKGHAEFSEYGEDVICAAVSSVGQMTVNGLIETLKLKKKLKFIEKDGHIVCDLKNSGLTDEELEKSDILVESMYSYLKDVAKSYNNFVKLKEIKK; this is encoded by the coding sequence ATGATAAATATAAAGATTCAAAGACAAAAAGATAAAATAACATATTTTGAAATAAAAGGACATGCAGAGTTTTCAGAATATGGAGAAGATGTAATTTGTGCAGCGGTTTCATCAGTAGGACAAATGACAGTCAATGGTCTTATAGAAACTTTGAAACTTAAGAAAAAATTAAAGTTTATCGAGAAAGATGGGCATATTGTATGTGATTTGAAAAATTCTGGATTGACTGATGAAGAACTAGAAAAATCGGATATTTTGGTTGAATCAATGTATTCATATCTAAAGGACGTTGCAAAAAGTTATAATAATTTTGTGAAACTTAAGGAAATTAAAAAATAA
- a CDS encoding FAD-dependent oxidoreductase: protein MKIVVIGGGAAGMMFSTQYKKANPEDEIILFEKSSYVAWAGCPTPYFIADELKKSDVLHGTPEDFIKRGIDVKIHHEVTEINFENKTVTVKGDEINGIIFYDKLVIAVGAKSFVPNIAGYSKDLENVFTLSHAEHAFEIKDFLNENKSKLKNAVVVGAGFIGLEMAESFRKNGLNVTLIEKADQIFPNVSENLKKRIYKEIEKNDVVLKLNSGVSEIISENNVAKSVKLDNGETVDFDIALFSIGITPNIDFLPKELKTDSGKITVNDKFETNIKDVYAIGDCIFNKYYKTGRNLYAPFGDVANKHGMFLAKHLSGKDVSWKGLIRSFATSFYDVKLAQTGLSLKEALQLGYNADIVSMKAMYKNSGFEDSVPASAEIIYDRDRKIVLGGAMVGKEAVAQFVDQMAIVIALETPIEKFIEIDFAYSPTNASVWNPLLVTYRKVIK, encoded by the coding sequence ATGAAAATAGTTGTAATTGGAGGCGGAGCAGCTGGAATGATGTTTTCGACTCAATATAAAAAGGCAAATCCTGAAGATGAAATTATTTTATTTGAAAAATCATCTTATGTGGCTTGGGCTGGATGTCCGACACCTTATTTCATTGCTGATGAATTGAAGAAAAGTGACGTTCTGCACGGAACGCCTGAAGATTTTATAAAACGTGGAATTGACGTGAAAATTCATCACGAAGTTACAGAAATCAACTTTGAAAATAAAACTGTAACTGTAAAAGGCGATGAAATTAACGGCATAATTTTTTACGACAAACTGGTAATTGCTGTTGGAGCAAAATCGTTTGTGCCGAATATTGCTGGATACTCAAAAGATTTAGAAAATGTGTTTACACTGTCACATGCAGAACATGCCTTTGAAATAAAAGATTTTCTTAATGAAAATAAATCAAAATTAAAAAACGCAGTTGTCGTAGGAGCTGGATTTATTGGACTGGAAATGGCTGAATCATTTAGAAAAAATGGATTAAATGTTACATTGATTGAAAAGGCTGATCAAATTTTTCCAAATGTTTCTGAAAACTTAAAAAAGAGAATTTATAAGGAAATAGAAAAAAATGATGTGGTATTAAAACTAAATTCAGGCGTTTCAGAAATAATTTCTGAAAATAATGTTGCAAAATCAGTAAAACTAGATAACGGCGAAACTGTAGACTTTGATATTGCATTATTTAGTATCGGAATTACTCCAAATATTGATTTTCTGCCTAAAGAATTAAAAACTGATTCTGGGAAGATTACTGTAAATGATAAATTTGAAACAAATATTAAAGATGTGTATGCCATTGGAGATTGTATTTTTAACAAATATTACAAAACTGGCAGAAATTTATACGCTCCATTTGGAGATGTAGCAAACAAGCATGGAATGTTCCTTGCAAAACACTTATCTGGAAAAGATGTGAGCTGGAAAGGATTGATCCGTTCTTTTGCAACTTCATTCTATGATGTAAAACTAGCACAAACTGGACTTTCTCTAAAAGAAGCTCTGCAATTAGGATACAATGCTGATATAGTTTCAATGAAAGCAATGTATAAAAATTCTGGCTTTGAAGATTCTGTTCCTGCAAGTGCTGAAATTATTTACGATAGAGATAGAAAAATTGTTCTTGGTGGAGCAATGGTAGGAAAAGAAGCTGTGGCACAATTTGTAGATCAAATGGCTATCGTTATTGCTCTTGAAACACCTATTGAAAAATTTATAGAAATTGACTTTGCATATTCCCCAACAAATGCAAGTGTTTGGAATCCGTTATTAGTAACATACAGAAAAGTTATTAAATAA
- a CDS encoding formate/nitrite transporter family protein encodes MRNKETLELVTNAAKGKIGFLKESKGKYFMSAFLAGMFIGIGILLTFTVGGVSSGLPTNKILMGVSFGIALSLVVVFGTELFTGNNMIGVAGFLNKGISFKDMILMWVASYVGNIVGSIMLAIAYVFSNSASKPVVEFIVKVSKAKITALPHELFFKGILCNILVCLAVLAGIKLKEETAKLIMVFWCLFAFITAGFEHSVANMTLLMMGIIYNGAKEITLNGYFYNLLFVTLGNIVGGAFVGFACYYLAKKDK; translated from the coding sequence ATGAGAAATAAAGAAACTTTAGAATTAGTAACAAATGCTGCAAAAGGTAAAATAGGGTTTTTAAAGGAAAGTAAAGGGAAGTACTTCATGTCTGCATTTTTGGCTGGAATGTTTATTGGGATAGGAATTTTATTGACTTTCACAGTAGGAGGTGTTAGCAGTGGCTTGCCGACTAACAAAATTCTTATGGGAGTTAGTTTTGGGATAGCGCTTAGCCTTGTAGTTGTTTTTGGAACTGAGCTTTTCACAGGAAATAATATGATTGGAGTAGCAGGGTTTTTAAACAAGGGAATAAGTTTTAAGGATATGATTCTTATGTGGGTAGCATCTTATGTGGGAAATATCGTAGGATCAATTATGCTTGCAATAGCATATGTATTTTCAAATTCTGCTTCAAAACCTGTTGTAGAATTTATTGTAAAGGTTTCAAAGGCAAAAATTACTGCACTGCCGCACGAACTGTTTTTTAAAGGAATTTTATGTAATATTCTTGTGTGTCTTGCGGTTCTGGCTGGAATAAAATTAAAAGAGGAAACTGCTAAGCTAATAATGGTATTCTGGTGTTTATTTGCATTTATAACTGCTGGATTTGAGCACAGTGTTGCTAATATGACTCTTTTAATGATGGGGATAATATACAATGGAGCAAAAGAAATAACATTAAATGGTTATTTTTATAATTTATTATTTGTAACATTGGGGAATATTGTTGGTGGAGCATTTGTTGGTTTTGCTTGCTATTATTTAGCAAAAAAGGATAAATAA